In Mus caroli chromosome 9, CAROLI_EIJ_v1.1, whole genome shotgun sequence, a single window of DNA contains:
- the Mcam gene encoding cell surface glycoprotein MUC18 isoform X1, with product MGLPKLVCVLFAACCCCRRATGVPGEEKQPVLTPDLVEAEVGSTALLKCGPSRASGNFSQVDWFLIHKERQILIFRVHQGKGQREPGEYEHRLSLQDSVATLALSHVTPHDERMFLCKSKRPRLHDHYVELQVFKAPEEPTIQANVVGIHVDRQELREVATCVGRNGYPIPQVLWYKNRLPLQEEVNRVHIQSSQIVESSGLYTLKSVLSARLVKEDKDAQFYCELSYRLPSGNHMKESKEVTVPVFYPAEKVWVEVEPVGLLKEGDHVTIRCLTDGNPQPHFTINKKDPSTGEMEEESTDENGLLSLEPAEKHHSGLYQCQSLDLETTITLSSDPLELLVNYVSDVRVNPAAPEVQEGESLTLTCEAESNQDLEFEWLRDKTGQLLGKGPVLQLNNVRREAGGRYLCMASVPRFPGLNRTQPVSVGIFGFPWMALKERKVWVQENAVLNLSCEASGHPQPTISWNVNGSATEWNPDPQTVVSTLNVLVTPELLETGAECKASNSLGSNTTTIVLKLVTLTTLLPESSQTTGLSTLTVSPHTRANSTSTEKKLPQPESKGVVIVAVIVCTLVLAVLGAALYFFYKKGRLPCGRSGKQEITLPPTRKSEFVVEVKSDKLPEEMALLQGSNGDKRAPGDQGEKYIDLRH from the exons GTGTGCCAGGagaggaaaagcagccagtactcacGCCCGACCTGgtggaggcagaagtgggcagCACAGCCCTTCTCAAGTGTGGCCCCTCACGGGCCTCAGGCAACTTCAGCCAAGTGGACTGGTTTTTG atTCACAAGGAGAGGCAGATCCTGATTTTCCGTGTGCACCAAGGCAAGGGCCAGCGTGAACCTGGTGAATATGAGCACCGCCTTAGCCTCCAAGACTCGGTGGCTACTCTGGCCCTGAGTCACGTCACTCCCCATGATGAGCGAATGTTCCTGTGTAAGAGCAAGCGACCACGGCTCCACGATCACTACGTTGAGCTTCAGGTCTTCA AAGCCCCAGAGGAACCAACTATCCAAGCCAATGTCGTGGGCATCCATGTGGACAGGCAAGAGCTCAGGGAG GTTGCTACCTGTGTGGGGAGGAACGGCTACCCCATTCCTCAAGTCCTCTGGTACAAGAACAGACTGCCCTTGCAAGAGGAGGTGAACC GAGTTCATATCCAGTCATCACAGATTGTCGAGTCCAGCGGCTTGTATACCTTGAAGAGTGTTCTGAGTGCACGCCTAGTTAAGGAGGACAAAGATGCCCAGTTTTACTGTGAACTCAGCTACCGGCTACCCAGTGGGAACCACATGAAGGAATCTAAGGAGGTCACTGTCCCTGTTTTCT ACCCTGCAGAAAAAGTGTGGGTGGAGGTAGAGCCTGTGGGGCTGCTGAAGGAAGGGGATCATGTGACAATCAGGTGTCTGACAGATGGGAACCCTCAACCCCACTTCACTATCAACAAGAAG gaccccagcactggggagatggaagaggagagcACCGATGAAAATGGGCTCCTGTCCTTGGAGCCTGCCGAGAAGCACCATAGCGGGCTCTACCAGTGTCAGAGTCTAGACCTGGAAACTACCATCACACTGTCCAGTGACCCCCTGGAGCTGCTGGTGAACT ATGTGTCTGATGTTCGAGTGAATCCAGCTGCCCCTGAAGTCCAGGAAGGTGAGAGCCTCACACTGACCTGCGAGGCAGAGAGTAACCAGGACCTTGAGTTTGAGTGGCTGAGAGACAAG ACAGGCCAGCTGCTGGGGAAGGGGCCCGTCCTCCAGCTAAACAACGTGAGACGGGAAGCAGGGGGACGGTATCTCTGCATGGCATCTGTCCCCAGATTTCCTGGCTTGAATCGTACCCAGCCGGTCAGCGTGGGCATTTTTG GGTTTCCATGGATGGCATTAAAGGAGAGGAAGGTGTGGGTGCAAGAGAATGCAGTGCTGAATCTGTCTTGTGAGGCTTCAGGACATCCTCAGCCCACCATCTCCTGGAATGTCAATGGTTCG GCAACTGAATGGAACCCAGATCCACAGACAGTAGTGAGCACCTTGAATGTCCTTGTGACCCCGGAGCTTCTGGAGACAGGTGCAGAGTGTAAAGCCTCCAACTCCCTGGGCTCAAACACCACCACCATTGTTCTGAAGCTGG TCACTTTAACCACCCTCCTACCTGAATCCAGCCAAACCACTGGCCTCAGCACCCTCACAGTCAGTCCTCACACCAGAGCCAACAGCACCTCCACAG AGAAAAAGCTGCCACAGCCAGAGAGCAAAGGTGTGGTCATCGTGGCTGTGATAGTGTGTACCTTGGTGCTTGCTGTGCTGGGTGCTGCTCTCTATTTCTTCTACAAGAAGGGCAGGCTGCCATGTGGACGCTCGGGAAAACAGGAGAT caCGCTGCCCCCGACTCGTAAGAGTGAATTTGTAGTTGAAGTTAAGTCAGATAAGCTCCCAGAAGAGATGGCTCTCCTTCAGGGCAGCAACGGTGACAAGAGGGCTCCAGGAGACCAG GGAGAGAAATACATCGATCTGAGGCATTAA
- the Mcam gene encoding cell surface glycoprotein MUC18 isoform X2 has translation MGLPKLVCVLFAACCCCRRATGVPGEEKQPVLTPDLVEAEVGSTALLKCGPSRASGNFSQVDWFLIHKERQILIFRVHQGKGQREPGEYEHRLSLQDSVATLALSHVTPHDERMFLCKSKRPRLHDHYVELQVFKAPEEPTIQANVVGIHVDRQELREVATCVGRNGYPIPQVLWYKNRLPLQEEVNRVHIQSSQIVESSGLYTLKSVLSARLVKEDKDAQFYCELSYRLPSGNHMKESKEVTVPVFYPAEKVWVEVEPVGLLKEGDHVTIRCLTDGNPQPHFTINKKDPSTGEMEEESTDENGLLSLEPAEKHHSGLYQCQSLDLETTITLSSDPLELLVNYVSDVRVNPAAPEVQEGESLTLTCEAESNQDLEFEWLRDKTGQLLGKGPVLQLNNVRREAGGRYLCMASVPRFPGLNRTQPVSVGIFGFPWMALKERKVWVQENAVLNLSCEASGHPQPTISWNVNGSATEWNPDPQTVVSTLNVLVTPELLETGAECKASNSLGSNTTTIVLKLVTLTTLLPESSQTTGLSTLTVSPHTRANSTSTEKKLPQPESKGVVIVAVIVCTLVLAVLGAALYFFYKKGRLPCGRSGKQEMERNTSI, from the exons GTGTGCCAGGagaggaaaagcagccagtactcacGCCCGACCTGgtggaggcagaagtgggcagCACAGCCCTTCTCAAGTGTGGCCCCTCACGGGCCTCAGGCAACTTCAGCCAAGTGGACTGGTTTTTG atTCACAAGGAGAGGCAGATCCTGATTTTCCGTGTGCACCAAGGCAAGGGCCAGCGTGAACCTGGTGAATATGAGCACCGCCTTAGCCTCCAAGACTCGGTGGCTACTCTGGCCCTGAGTCACGTCACTCCCCATGATGAGCGAATGTTCCTGTGTAAGAGCAAGCGACCACGGCTCCACGATCACTACGTTGAGCTTCAGGTCTTCA AAGCCCCAGAGGAACCAACTATCCAAGCCAATGTCGTGGGCATCCATGTGGACAGGCAAGAGCTCAGGGAG GTTGCTACCTGTGTGGGGAGGAACGGCTACCCCATTCCTCAAGTCCTCTGGTACAAGAACAGACTGCCCTTGCAAGAGGAGGTGAACC GAGTTCATATCCAGTCATCACAGATTGTCGAGTCCAGCGGCTTGTATACCTTGAAGAGTGTTCTGAGTGCACGCCTAGTTAAGGAGGACAAAGATGCCCAGTTTTACTGTGAACTCAGCTACCGGCTACCCAGTGGGAACCACATGAAGGAATCTAAGGAGGTCACTGTCCCTGTTTTCT ACCCTGCAGAAAAAGTGTGGGTGGAGGTAGAGCCTGTGGGGCTGCTGAAGGAAGGGGATCATGTGACAATCAGGTGTCTGACAGATGGGAACCCTCAACCCCACTTCACTATCAACAAGAAG gaccccagcactggggagatggaagaggagagcACCGATGAAAATGGGCTCCTGTCCTTGGAGCCTGCCGAGAAGCACCATAGCGGGCTCTACCAGTGTCAGAGTCTAGACCTGGAAACTACCATCACACTGTCCAGTGACCCCCTGGAGCTGCTGGTGAACT ATGTGTCTGATGTTCGAGTGAATCCAGCTGCCCCTGAAGTCCAGGAAGGTGAGAGCCTCACACTGACCTGCGAGGCAGAGAGTAACCAGGACCTTGAGTTTGAGTGGCTGAGAGACAAG ACAGGCCAGCTGCTGGGGAAGGGGCCCGTCCTCCAGCTAAACAACGTGAGACGGGAAGCAGGGGGACGGTATCTCTGCATGGCATCTGTCCCCAGATTTCCTGGCTTGAATCGTACCCAGCCGGTCAGCGTGGGCATTTTTG GGTTTCCATGGATGGCATTAAAGGAGAGGAAGGTGTGGGTGCAAGAGAATGCAGTGCTGAATCTGTCTTGTGAGGCTTCAGGACATCCTCAGCCCACCATCTCCTGGAATGTCAATGGTTCG GCAACTGAATGGAACCCAGATCCACAGACAGTAGTGAGCACCTTGAATGTCCTTGTGACCCCGGAGCTTCTGGAGACAGGTGCAGAGTGTAAAGCCTCCAACTCCCTGGGCTCAAACACCACCACCATTGTTCTGAAGCTGG TCACTTTAACCACCCTCCTACCTGAATCCAGCCAAACCACTGGCCTCAGCACCCTCACAGTCAGTCCTCACACCAGAGCCAACAGCACCTCCACAG AGAAAAAGCTGCCACAGCCAGAGAGCAAAGGTGTGGTCATCGTGGCTGTGATAGTGTGTACCTTGGTGCTTGCTGTGCTGGGTGCTGCTCTCTATTTCTTCTACAAGAAGGGCAGGCTGCCATGTGGACGCTCGGGAAAACAGGAGAT GGAGAGAAATACATCGATCTGA